Proteins encoded in a region of the Vicia villosa cultivar HV-30 ecotype Madison, WI linkage group LG5, Vvil1.0, whole genome shotgun sequence genome:
- the LOC131605431 gene encoding uncharacterized protein LOC131605431 translates to MKNGKCSKYFPKKFNEETIVDAEGYPLYRRRSKTHVIEKNGITLDNRHVVPYNKRFLLKYNAHINMEWCNQSTSIKYLFKYISKGYDRITASMSTNNNEPVDEIKQYLDCRYISPCEACWRIYSFHIHGRRPAVERMFYHLVGEKAIYYTDHDRMENVLENASVTDSMFTGWLSANSKYTEAQSLTYGQFVSKFVYHKKEREWRPRKKGFTIGRLIWVPPTTGELFYLRMMLTVVKGPKSYEEIRNNINTISKHTKTNKI, encoded by the coding sequence ATGAAAAATGGTAAATGCTCTAAATACTTTCCAAAGAAGTTTAACGAGGAAACTATTGTTGATGCAGAAGGTTATCCCCTCTATAGGAGAAGATCAAAAACCCACGTTATTGAAAAAAATGGTATCACATTGGACAACCGTCATGTGGTACCTTATAACAAAAGATTTCTCCTCAAATATAACGCACATATAAACATGGAATGGTGTAACCAGAGCACTTCAATcaaatatcttttcaaatacaTTAGCAAAGGCTATGACAGAATAACAGCTTCGATGTCAACCAACAACAATGAACCGGTTGATGAAATAAAACAATACTTAGATTGCAGATATATCTCACCATGTGAAGCATGCTGGAGAATTTACTCCTTTCACATTCATGGTAGAAGACCGGCAGTTGAACGTATGTTTTATCACTTGGTAGGCGAAAAGGCTATTTACTACACTGATCACGATCGAATGGAAAATGTTTTGGAGAATGCAAGTGTTACTGATTCCATGTTTACTGGTTGGCTATCTGCAAACTCAAAGTATACTGAGGCACAGTCACTCACTTATGGTCAATTTGTATCTAAGTTTGTTTACCACAAAAAAGAAAGGGAGTGGAGGCCCCGCAAAAAGGGATTCACCATTGGGAGATTGATATGGGTTCCACCAACAACAGGTGAACTTTTTTACCTGCGAATGATGTTGACGGTAGTCAAGGGACCAAAAAGTTATGAAGAAATTCGCAATAACATAAATACAATATCAAAACAtaccaaaacaaataaaatatga